The following coding sequences are from one Musa acuminata AAA Group cultivar baxijiao chromosome BXJ2-4, Cavendish_Baxijiao_AAA, whole genome shotgun sequence window:
- the LOC135581333 gene encoding glycine--tRNA ligase, mitochondrial 1-like isoform X1, with amino-acid sequence MRFRSLRFATISISPARPKTLLHLRRFLSSSIAARIPPPMAASEESLRQALAEKQSAVDAQAHALRALKARPGGAAQAEIDAAVEALKALKVDAGAAARRLQAALSNNGDGAAASSREAFRQAVVNTLERRLFYIPSFKIYRGVAGLYDYGPPGCAVKSNVLAFWRQHFVLEENMLEVDCPCVTPEVVLKASGHVEKFTDLMVKDEKTGTCYRADHLLKDFCKEKLEKDLTLSPEKAAELKHVIMVLDDLSAEELGAKLKEYGITAPDTKNPLSDLYPFNLMFQTSIGPSGLSPGYMRPETAQGIFVNFKDLYYYNGNKLPFAAAQIGQAFRNEISPRQGLLRVREFTLAEIEHFVDPDDKSHPKFVDVANLEFLMFPREEQLAGKSAKPMILGEAVLKGVVNNETLGYFIGRVFLFLTRLGIDKDRLRFRQHLPNEMAHYAADCWDAEIECSYGWIECVGIADRSAYDLRAHSEKSGVPLVAHEKFPEPREVEKLVIVPSKKELGLAFKGSQKMVVEALEAMSEKEALEMKATLESKGEMDFHVCTLGKTVSIMKKMVSISMDKKKEHQRVFTPSVIEPSFGIGRIIYCLFEHSFYTRQSKAEDEQLNVFSFPPLVAPIKCTVFPLIKTQKFDDVAKIIAKSLTAAGISHIIDITGTSIGKRYARTDEIGVPFAITVDSTTSVTIRERDSKQQIRVSIDEVASVVKEVTDGQSTWGDVMWRYPTHSAAHTEEE; translated from the exons ATGCGCTTCCGTTCCCTACGCTTCGCCACCATTTCGATATCGCCTGCCCGTCCCAAAACCCTACTCCACCTCCGccgcttcctctcctcctccatcgctgcccggattcctcctccgatggccGCCTCCGAGGAGTCCTTACGGCAGGCCTTGGCTGAGAAGCAGTCCGCCGTCGACGCTCAGGCCCACGCCCTCCGGGCCCTCAAGGCCCGCCCTGGCGGCGCCGCCCAGGCCGAGATCGACGCCGCCGTCGAGGCTCTCAAGGCCCTCAAGGTCGATGCTGGCGCCGCCGCCAGGCGCCTCCAGGCCGCCCTCTCCAACAACGGCGACGGGGCGGCCGCCAGCAGCAGGGAAGCCTTCCGCCAGGCCGTCGTCAACACCCTCGAGAGGAGGCTGTTCTACATCCCGTCCTTCAAGATCTACCGCGGCGTCGCTGGGCTCTACGATTATGGCCCGCCCGGGTGCGCTGTCAAGTCCAACGTGCTTGCCTTCTGGCGCCAG CATTTTGTTCTAGAGGAGAACATGTTGGAGGTCGATTGTCCCTGTGTCACCCCTGAGGTTGTCCTCAAGGCATCTGGGCACGTGGAGAAGTTCACTGATCTGATGGTTAAAGATGAGAAGACGGGGACGTGCTACCGAGCCGATCACTTGCTCAAGGATTTCTGCAAGGAGAAGCTCGAGAAGGACCTCACTTTATCACCTGAGAAAGCCGCAGAGCTCAAGCATGTTATCATGGTGTTGGATGACCTATCTGCTGAGGAATTGGGAGCAAAACTGAAGGAGTACGGGATCACAGCCCCTGATACCAAGAACCCTCTCTCTGATCTGTACCCGTTCAATCTTATGTTTCAGACCTCCATTGGCCCATCAGGCCTGAGCCCTGG GTATATGAGGCCAGAGACAGCACAGGGCATCTTCGTGAATTTTAAAGACCTGTACTATTATAACGGGAATAAACTTCCATTTGCAGCAGCTCAGATTGGTCAGGCATTTAGAAATGAG ATTTCACCTCGCCAAGGTCTTCTAAGAGTCCGTGAATTCACTCTAGCGGAGATTGAACATTTTGTGGATCCTGATGACAAGTCTCACCCTAAATTTGTTGATGTTGCCAACTTGGAGTTTTTGATGTTCCCTAGGGAGGAGCAATTGGCAGGAAAATCTGCCAAACCAATGATTCTTGGTGAGGCAGTCTTGAAG GGAGTTGTCAACAATGAAACACTGGGCTATTTCATAGGGAGAGTCTTCCTCTTTTTGACACGGCTTGGAATTGATAAAGATCGATTGCGCTTCAGGCAGCACTTGCCAAATGAGATGGCTCACTATGCTGCCGACTGTTGGGATGCAGAGATAGAGTGCTCCTATGGCTGGATTGAATGTGTAGGGATTGCTGATAGATCTGCTTATGATTTACGGGCTCATTCA GAGAAAAGTGGTGTTCCTCTTGTTGCTCACGAGAAGTTCCCAGAACCTAGGGAGGTAGAG AAACTAGTTATTGTCCCATCAAAGAAAGAACTTGGTCTTGCATTTAAGGGCAGCCAAAAGATGGTGGTTGAAGCACTGGAG GCTATGAGTGAAAAGGAAGCACTGGAAATGAAGGCCACTTTGGAATCTAAAGGTGAAATGGATTTCCATGTCTGCACTCTTGGAAAAACTGTTTCCATTATGAAAAAAATGGTGTCAATTAGTATGGACAAGAAGAAGGAGCACCAAAGGGTCTTTACACCATCTGTTATTGAGCCATCTTTTGGCATTGGACGAATAATATACTGTCTGTTTGAGCATTCTTTTTACACAAGACAAAGCAAAGCAGAGGATGAACAGCTGAATGTCTTCAGTTTTCCTCCACTTGTGGCTCCCATCAAGTGCACCGTCTTCCCATTGATCAAGACCCAAAAGTTTGATGATGTGGCCAAAATAATTGCAAAATCACTTACAGCAGCTGGGATTTCTCATATTATTGACATCACAG GTACCTCCATAGGAAAAAGGTATGCAAGGACAGATGAGATTGGTGTCCCCTTTGCCATTACTGTCGACTCGACGACAAGTGTGACGATACGAGAGAGGGATAGTAAGCAGCAGATCCGTGTAAGCATTGATGAGGTAGCTTCGGTCGTGAAGGAGGTAACAGATGGACAGAGCACCTGGGGCGATGTGATGTGGAGATATCCAACACATTCGGCTGCACATACTGAAGAGGAATGA
- the LOC135584634 gene encoding E3 ubiquitin-protein ligase At3g02290-like, with the protein MGAFCCCLCPEDFEEHAYSSNSIYRHCICLRYFFHRLLDGYGATFQRLDGRSVPSQIQITTPSSLSTATGNAPDNSACETYHVVPLPQPYDADPRYSRLQREGLVSRREKSMNHTQEELHTLRRNGSSSAVETLGAIKKRNIAESEEGFKLTHPESEKYLSAKACDTSFVITTSEDEDVCPTCLEEYTPENPKIVANCSHHFHLSCIYEWMERSDTCPVCGKEMEFCESP; encoded by the exons ATGGGTGCATTCTGTTGCTGTCTATGTCCAGAGGACTTTGAAGAACATGCCTACTCAAGCAATTCCATATATCGGCACTGCATATGCTTAAGATATTTCTTTCATCGGCTCCTGGATGGG TATGGTGCAACATTTCAAAGACTTGATGGACGCTCGGTACCATCCCAGATTCAGATAACAACTCCATCGTCGTTGTCGACAGCAACTGGAAATGCTCCTGATAATTCAGCATGTGAGACTTACCACGTTGTGCCTTTACCTCAACCATATGATGCAGATCCTAGGTATTCCCGCTTACAGCGTGAAGGATTGGTCTCGAGACGTGAGAAGTCTATGAACCACACACAAGAAGAGCTGCACACTCTTAGAAGAAATGGTAGCAGTTCTGCTGTCGAAACCTTGGGTGCCATTAAAAAGCGAAACATTGCAGAATCTGAAGAAGGATTTAAACTTACCCATCCTGAATCTGAGAAATATCTGTCTGCAAAAGCATGTGATACAAGTTTTGTTATTACAACCTCAGAAGATGAAGATGTCTGCCCTACATGTCTGGAGG AGTATACTCCAGAAAATCCAAAAATTGTGGCAAATTGTTCTCATCATTTTCATCTGAGCTGTATATATGAATGGATGGAAAGAAGTGACACTTGTCCAGTATGTGGCAAG GAGATGGAATTTTGTGAGAGCCCGTGA
- the LOC135581333 gene encoding glycine--tRNA ligase, mitochondrial 1-like isoform X2: MRFRSLRFATISISPARPKTLLHLRRFLSSSIAARIPPPMAASEESLRQALAEKQSAVDAQAHALRALKARPGGAAQAEIDAAVEALKALKVDAGAAARRLQAALSNNGDGAAASSREAFRQAVVNTLERRLFYIPSFKIYRGVAGLYDYGPPGCAVKSNVLAFWRQHFVLEENMLEVDCPCVTPEVVLKASGHVEKFTDLMVKDEKTGTCYRADHLLKDFCKEKLEKDLTLSPEKAAELKHVIMVLDDLSAEELGAKLKEYGITAPDTKNPLSDLYPFNLMFQTSIGPSGLSPGYMRPETAQGIFVNFKDLYYYNGNKLPFAAAQIGQAFRNEISPRQGLLRVREFTLAEIEHFVDPDDKSHPKFVDVANLEFLMFPREEQLAGKSAKPMILGEAVLKEKSGVPLVAHEKFPEPREVEKLVIVPSKKELGLAFKGSQKMVVEALEAMSEKEALEMKATLESKGEMDFHVCTLGKTVSIMKKMVSISMDKKKEHQRVFTPSVIEPSFGIGRIIYCLFEHSFYTRQSKAEDEQLNVFSFPPLVAPIKCTVFPLIKTQKFDDVAKIIAKSLTAAGISHIIDITGTSIGKRYARTDEIGVPFAITVDSTTSVTIRERDSKQQIRVSIDEVASVVKEVTDGQSTWGDVMWRYPTHSAAHTEEE, encoded by the exons ATGCGCTTCCGTTCCCTACGCTTCGCCACCATTTCGATATCGCCTGCCCGTCCCAAAACCCTACTCCACCTCCGccgcttcctctcctcctccatcgctgcccggattcctcctccgatggccGCCTCCGAGGAGTCCTTACGGCAGGCCTTGGCTGAGAAGCAGTCCGCCGTCGACGCTCAGGCCCACGCCCTCCGGGCCCTCAAGGCCCGCCCTGGCGGCGCCGCCCAGGCCGAGATCGACGCCGCCGTCGAGGCTCTCAAGGCCCTCAAGGTCGATGCTGGCGCCGCCGCCAGGCGCCTCCAGGCCGCCCTCTCCAACAACGGCGACGGGGCGGCCGCCAGCAGCAGGGAAGCCTTCCGCCAGGCCGTCGTCAACACCCTCGAGAGGAGGCTGTTCTACATCCCGTCCTTCAAGATCTACCGCGGCGTCGCTGGGCTCTACGATTATGGCCCGCCCGGGTGCGCTGTCAAGTCCAACGTGCTTGCCTTCTGGCGCCAG CATTTTGTTCTAGAGGAGAACATGTTGGAGGTCGATTGTCCCTGTGTCACCCCTGAGGTTGTCCTCAAGGCATCTGGGCACGTGGAGAAGTTCACTGATCTGATGGTTAAAGATGAGAAGACGGGGACGTGCTACCGAGCCGATCACTTGCTCAAGGATTTCTGCAAGGAGAAGCTCGAGAAGGACCTCACTTTATCACCTGAGAAAGCCGCAGAGCTCAAGCATGTTATCATGGTGTTGGATGACCTATCTGCTGAGGAATTGGGAGCAAAACTGAAGGAGTACGGGATCACAGCCCCTGATACCAAGAACCCTCTCTCTGATCTGTACCCGTTCAATCTTATGTTTCAGACCTCCATTGGCCCATCAGGCCTGAGCCCTGG GTATATGAGGCCAGAGACAGCACAGGGCATCTTCGTGAATTTTAAAGACCTGTACTATTATAACGGGAATAAACTTCCATTTGCAGCAGCTCAGATTGGTCAGGCATTTAGAAATGAG ATTTCACCTCGCCAAGGTCTTCTAAGAGTCCGTGAATTCACTCTAGCGGAGATTGAACATTTTGTGGATCCTGATGACAAGTCTCACCCTAAATTTGTTGATGTTGCCAACTTGGAGTTTTTGATGTTCCCTAGGGAGGAGCAATTGGCAGGAAAATCTGCCAAACCAATGATTCTTGGTGAGGCAGTCTTGAAG GAGAAAAGTGGTGTTCCTCTTGTTGCTCACGAGAAGTTCCCAGAACCTAGGGAGGTAGAG AAACTAGTTATTGTCCCATCAAAGAAAGAACTTGGTCTTGCATTTAAGGGCAGCCAAAAGATGGTGGTTGAAGCACTGGAG GCTATGAGTGAAAAGGAAGCACTGGAAATGAAGGCCACTTTGGAATCTAAAGGTGAAATGGATTTCCATGTCTGCACTCTTGGAAAAACTGTTTCCATTATGAAAAAAATGGTGTCAATTAGTATGGACAAGAAGAAGGAGCACCAAAGGGTCTTTACACCATCTGTTATTGAGCCATCTTTTGGCATTGGACGAATAATATACTGTCTGTTTGAGCATTCTTTTTACACAAGACAAAGCAAAGCAGAGGATGAACAGCTGAATGTCTTCAGTTTTCCTCCACTTGTGGCTCCCATCAAGTGCACCGTCTTCCCATTGATCAAGACCCAAAAGTTTGATGATGTGGCCAAAATAATTGCAAAATCACTTACAGCAGCTGGGATTTCTCATATTATTGACATCACAG GTACCTCCATAGGAAAAAGGTATGCAAGGACAGATGAGATTGGTGTCCCCTTTGCCATTACTGTCGACTCGACGACAAGTGTGACGATACGAGAGAGGGATAGTAAGCAGCAGATCCGTGTAAGCATTGATGAGGTAGCTTCGGTCGTGAAGGAGGTAACAGATGGACAGAGCACCTGGGGCGATGTGATGTGGAGATATCCAACACATTCGGCTGCACATACTGAAGAGGAATGA